In Salvelinus sp. IW2-2015 linkage group LG23, ASM291031v2, whole genome shotgun sequence, a genomic segment contains:
- the LOC111950756 gene encoding protein Shroom1-like isoform X2 yields the protein MDSYNLNLEKMSNLDLHPLSLPLSRLSPAKSTSSIDQFTYHHGKGDSAYSSFSGGSNAPDFLPDDLQHHSLHYADLKYVKAIYHPNVLDSDAKSMDQLYRSMEAISNQYRNNNGCLSATQYCDQNQEKLPLPPQPPDRLDSFIATRNLENCRAQHSPEGQLADRSPPRLRTANPDAACLRPDLVYGRRASQPFHRDPVNSDHTDKNPEQQTSANVLSRSPPRTSQPEQHPNQQAGSAGGGHSEGHRKRVQEPRGSLLPEPPQSAIPLHVAQNMVNSSIQHKGQFYFVTGVCKSSESSLKHGSLCVSEEGSESPVSEPVDRERLHSTMDHMFRNTQQRHSITHDTTTTDVREFYTKSQDINSRSQDEAKQTQSRISYGPSHILNQRSRSSDALQQSLKVQSREIGRHHSPNHHIFSCGPEENCPLLSNSHNQEVPPPISMGHATHHKRDEQVNAGRRRPLGGVASQKINKENTPLLYHLTGANRAALNLNLKPKNDIEVGMQGEDAGLNAAHQERQAPVSCSDRTSQGETSKEESAEAITHPCNTLDDSFKKYYKEKLKGAQDKVLRETSFKRSDLQLSWPHRGRQRPELRPTVLHTVSSSQDSETSADTLTPSPTHSEGTDKEDIKEMLKEVEKESVVEDCEKENGKPANVAQPQLARIGSRRRLTPEQKKLCYSEPEKLNQLGDSGEVGLLVLSGDEEELGEQGLVAARRKMFETKGRALSTSSLSKTSLQHLHHKALVAYMERKTGLKVAEPQQPAPQASQSPKQRHSMAGKPSDWGPKPXSGNKGGPKKKLYRPHSAGCVLDSTSSSMKYAQFSSSQSGGHSHQASWRESPSPSQGKSASEESLLDQPEPPELFRNHFTSTPYAFQGHNYMNDPSPVNTMDTSSAQTQRPVDEESVVVRRDQAMLVPEGRRVRVMGRRVRMVVKRGKSMEELGVSQVSSSSVLSKSXEQLHRRQGAPGPVQEKSSESQERAQGQTQRKPLFKQDSAPQLGSREKSREMTKSTRESTTSNSPVSNTSSQVRARSDGSPGSYNFVPLVKEVVETTGLSCDVPLPPSPNGQQSSERLVKSTSTFPSIHTHPRGTGESKTGSNVKTAPPIQHTVEREQSVDEPIETPQPEASQEVSLSCGVTTDPTLCVIPSEPGSQVEDEGPALSDNLTAGETPTLARAPAASELLTTSSTTPVPDTCQSGEGQHPGEDMETKKEEETPAGETASPEKTPTTEETKWKELVEVVVTADQSLARVLYPLTNRKTALMLMEHLLSEDTLLMEEHYKKKQRDSMTLHAADGSKTVDDPEAPPTSPVDEKVQPQPEPLSKMDVTEKKRLLVACIEERLLALGEPRGALQVEVEENGMRGEAVEALVREHCTAVEVERYSLFVGDLERVVSLLLCLSARLARVQNALSTVDQHTDAEEKDSLDSRHRLLCKQREDAKDLKDNLDRREQMVCNFLSRCLTAXQLQDYRRFVQTKASLLIRMKDLDETQRLGEEQLESLLNTLPP from the exons ATGGATTCCTATAATTTAAACTTGGAGAAAATGAGCAACCTGGACCTGCACCCTCTGAGCCTACCATTGAGTCGGCTCTCCCCAGCCAAGTCCACCAGCAGCATCGACCAGTTCACATACCACCACGGCAAGGGCGACTCGGCCTACAGCTCCTTCTCTGGGGGCTCCAACGCCCCAGACTTCCTTCCAGATGACCTCCAGCACCACAGCCTGCACTATGCCGACCTGAAGTATGTGAAGGCCATCTACCACCCCAACGTCCTCGACTCTGACGCCAAGAGCATGGATCAGCTCTACCGCTCCATGGAGGCCATCTCAAACCAGTATCGAAACAACAATGGCTGCCTGAGTGCAACACAGTACTGTGATCAGAATCAAGAAAAGCTGCCACTCCCTCCTCAGCCCCCCGACCGCCTGGACAGCTTCATAGCCACAAGGAACCTGGAGAACTGCAGGGCGCAGCACAGTCCCGAGGGCCAGCTGGCAGACAGGTCTCCTCCACGACTCCGGACAGCTAATCCTGATGCTGCCTGTCTCAGGCCTGACCTAGTCTATGGTCGTCGGGCCTCACAGCCCTTTCACAGGGACCCAGTCAACTCTGACCACACGGATAAGAACCCTGAGCAGCAAACGTCAGCAAACGTCTTAAGCCGATCACCCCCTCGCACGAGTCAGCCTGAGCAGCACCCTAATCAGCAGGCTGGTAGTGCCGGTGGCGGCCATTCGGAGGGTCACCGTAAGAGAGTGCAAGAGCCCCGCGGGTCCCTCCTGCCGGAGCCACCACAATCTGCCATCCCCTTGCATGTGGCACAGAACATGGTCAACAGCAGCATCCAACACAAGGGCCAGTTCTACTTCGTTACAGGTGTTTGTAAGTCGTCAGAGTCCAGTCTGAAGcatggctctctgtgtgtgtcagaggaaggcagtGAGAGCCCTGTGTCCGAGCctgtggacagggagaggttgcaCAGCACCATGGACCACATGTTCAGGAACACCCAACAGAGGCACTCTATCACCCATGACACCACAACAACCGATGTCAGGGAGTTTTACACCAAGAGTCAAGATATAAACTCCAGAAGCCAAGATGAGGCGAAACAGACTCAGAGTAGGATTTCATATGGCCCCTCTCACATTTTAAACCAGCGCTCCCGCAGTTCCGATGCTTTACAACAAAGTCTCAAGGTCCAGAGCAGAGAGATCGGCAGGCATCACAGCCCCAACCACCACATCTTCTCCTGCGGCCCAGAGGAGAACTGTCCGCTGTTATCAAATTCCCACAACCAGGAAGTCCCTCCACCAATCAGCATGGGGCATGCCACCCACCACAAGAGAGACGAACAAGTCAACGCAGGGAGGAGGCGGCCATTAGGAGGCGTTGCTAGCCAGAAGATCAACAAGGAAAACACCCCGCTGCTGTACCACCTCACTGGAGCCAACAGGGCGGCCCTAAATTTGAATTTGAAGCCCAAAAATGACATTGAGGTCGGTATGCAAGGTGAAGATGCAGGCCTCAATGCTGCTCATCAGGAAAGGCAAGCTCCCGTTAGCTGTAGTGATAGGACATCACAGGGTGAAACATCCAAGGAGGAGAGCGCGGAGGCTATCACCCACCCCTGCAACACGCTGGACGACTCCTTTAAGAAGTACTACAAGGAGAAACTGAAGGGGGCCCAGGATAAGGTCCTCAGGGAGACCTCCTTTAAGAGGAGTGACCTGCAGCTGTCCTGGCCCCACAGAGGGAGGCAGAGGCCTGAGCTCAGGCCCACGGtacttcacacagtctcctcttcaCAGGACTCTGAGACCTCAGCAGACACACTCACCCCCTCCCCAACACACTCCGAGGGGACAGATAAGGAGGACATAAAGGAAATGCTGAAGGAGGTTGAGAAAGAGAGTGTGGTGGAGGACTGTGAAAAGGAGAACGGGAAGCCAGCGAACGTTGCCCAGCCTCAGTTGGCTCGTATCGGGAGCAGGAGGCGTCTGACTCCAGAGCAGAAGAAGCTGTGCTACTCAGAGCCGGAGAAGCTGAACCAGCTGGGTGACTCGGGTGAAGTAGGATTGCTGGTACTCTCAGGCGATGAGGAGGAGCTGGGAGAACAGGGCCTGGTGGCAGCTAGGAGGAAGATGTTTGAGACCAAAGGCAGGGCCCTGTCCACCTCCAGCCTCTCCAAGACCTCCCTGCAGCACCTCCATCACAAGGCCCTGGTGGCCTACATGGAGCGCAAGACAGGCCTCAAGGTGGCTGAGCCCCAGCAGCCTGCCCCTCAAGCCTCTCAATCCCCCAAACAGAGGCACTCCATGGCTGGGAAGCCATCTGACTGGGGTCCCAAGCCTKAGTCTGGGAATAAAGGAGGCCCCAAGAAGAAGCTGTACAGGCCCCATTCCGCTGGATGCGTCCTGGACTCGACCTCCAGCTCCATGAAGTATGCCCAGTTCAGCTCCTCTCAGTCCGGAGGTCATTCCCACCAGGCTAGCTGGAGAGAGTCACCCAGCCCCTCTCAGGGGAAGTCTGCCTCTGAGGAGAGTCTTCTGGACCAACCAGAACCACCTGAGTTGTTCAGAAACCACTTCACCTCAACACCTTATGCATTTCAG GGTCACAACTACATGAATGATCCATCACCAGTCAATACTATGGACACGTCCAG TGCTCAGACTCAGAGGCCAGTGGATGAGGAGAGTGTGGTGGTAAGGAGAGACCAAGCGATGTTAGTCCCTGAGGGTCGGCGGGTCCGGGTGATGGGTCGGCGGGTCCGGATGGTGGTCAAGCGGGGAAAGTCCATGGAGGAGTTGGGTGTGTCCCAGGTCAGCAGCTCCTCAGTACTCAGTAAGAGCMCGGAGCAGCTCCACCGCAGGcagggggccccaggaccagtccaGGAAAAAAGCAGCGAGAGCCAGGAGAGAGCCCAGGGGCAGACCCAGAGGAAGCCCCTCTTCAAGCAGGACTCTGCACCACAGCTGGGCAGTAGGGAGAAAAGTAGGGAGATGACAAAAAGCACCAGGGAGTCCACTACGTCTAACTCCCCAGTATCAAACACCTCGTCTCAGGTCAGGGCTCGTTCAGATGGGTCCCCTGGATCATACAACTTTGTCCCTTTGGTTAAAGAGGTGGTGGAGACCACTGGGCTCTCCTGCGATGTCCCACTCCCACCGTCCCCTAATGGTCAGCAGTCCAGTGAGAGATTGGTCAAGTCCACCTCAACTTTTCCCTCCATACATACCCATCCCAGGGGCACTGGCGAGAGCAAGACTGGCTCCAA TGTGAAAACTGCCCCTCCTATACAAcacactgtggagagagagcagtCAGTGGACGAGCCCATTGAGACTCCTCAGCCCGAGGCCTCTCAAGAAGTCTCCCTGAGCTGTGGAGTCACCACAGACCCGACTCTGTGCGTCATACCATCTGAACCAGGGAGCCAAGTGGAGGACGAGGGCCCAGCCCTTTCTGATAATCTGACCGCGGGAGAGACTCCAACTCTAGCCCGTGCTCCAGCAGCTAGTGAGCTCCTTACAACTTCCTCCACCACACCAGTCCCTGACACCTGCCAGAGTGGAGAGGGCCAACACCCAGGAGAAGACATGGAAaccaagaaggaggaggagacccCAGCAGGAGAGACGGCGAGCCCAGAAAAGACACCCACCACCGAGGAGACAAAGTGGAAAGagctggtggaggtggtggtcaCAGCGGACCAATCGCTGGCACGGGTGCTGTACCCGTTGACCAATCGTAAGACGGCGCTGATGCTGATGGAGCATCTACTGTCAGAAGACACTCTGCTGATGGAGGAGCACTATaagaagaagcagagagacagCATGACACTGCATGCTGCTGACGG CTCTAAAACAGTGGATgatcctgaagcacctcccacatcTCCTGTTGATGAGAAAGTCCAACCCCAACCAGAGCCACTAAGCAAGATGGATGTCACAGAGAAGAAG AGGCTGCTAGTGGCATGTATTGAGGAGCGCCTGCTGGCCTTGGGGGAGCCCCGTGGTGCCCtgcaggtggaggtggaggagaacgGGATGCGTGGCGAGGCCGTGGAGGCCCTGGTTCGGGAGCACTGTACAGCGGTGGAGGTGGAGCGCTACAGCCTGTTCGTAGGAGACTTGGAGCGCGTGGTTAGCCTGCTGCTGTGTCTGTCCGCCCGGCTAGCCCGCGTGCAGAACGCCTTGAGTACCGTGGACCAGCACACAGACGcagaggagaaa GATTCTCTGGACAGCCGTCACCGTCTACTGTGTAAGCAGCGGGAGGACGCCAAAGACCTGAAGGACAACCTGGACAGACGGGAGCAGATGGTGTGTAACTTCCTGTCTCGCTGCCTGACAGCCGWGCAGCTCCAGGACTACCGGCGCTTCGTCCAGACCAAGGCCTCGCTCCTCATCAGGATGAAGGACCTAGATGAGACGCAGCGTCTGGGGGAAGAGCAGCTGGAGTCCCTGCTCAACACCCTCCCTCCATGA
- the LOC111950756 gene encoding protein Shroom1-like isoform X1, which produces MDSYNLNLEKMSNLDLHPLSLPLSRLSPAKSTSSIDQFTYHHGKGDSAYSSFSGGSNAPDFLPDDLQHHSLHYADLKYVKAIYHPNVLDSDAKSMDQLYRSMEAISNQYRNNNGCLSATQYCDQNQEKLPLPPQPPDRLDSFIATRNLENCRAQHSPEGQLADRSPPRLRTANPDAACLRPDLVYGRRASQPFHRDPVNSDHTDKNPEQQTSANVLSRSPPRTSQPEQHPNQQAGSAGGGHSEGHRKRVQEPRGSLLPEPPQSAIPLHVAQNMVNSSIQHKGQFYFVTGVCKSSESSLKHGSLCVSEEGSESPVSEPVDRERLHSTMDHMFRNTQQRHSITHDTTTTDVREFYTKSQDINSRSQDEAKQTQSRISYGPSHILNQRSRSSDALQQSLKVQSREIGRHHSPNHHIFSCGPEENCPLLSNSHNQEVPPPISMGHATHHKRDEQVNAGRRRPLGGVASQKINKENTPLLYHLTGANRAALNLNLKPKNDIEVGMQGEDAGLNAAHQERQAPVSCSDRTSQGETSKEESAEAITHPCNTLDDSFKKYYKEKLKGAQDKVLRETSFKRSDLQLSWPHRGRQRPELRPTVLHTVSSSQDSETSADTLTPSPTHSEGTDKEDIKEMLKEVEKESVVEDCEKENGKPANVAQPQLARIGSRRRLTPEQKKLCYSEPEKLNQLGDSGEVGLLVLSGDEEELGEQGLVAARRKMFETKGRALSTSSLSKTSLQHLHHKALVAYMERKTGLKVAEPQQPAPQASQSPKQRHSMAGKPSDWGPKPXSGNKGGPKKKLYRPHSAGCVLDSTSSSMKYAQFSSSQSGGHSHQASWRESPSPSQGKSASEESLLDQPEPPELFRNHFTSTPYAFQGHNYMNDPSPVNTMDTSSAQTQRPVDEESVVVRRDQAMLVPEGRRVRVMGRRVRMVVKRGKSMEELGVSQVSSSSVLSKSXEQLHRRQGAPGPVQEKSSESQERAQGQTQRKPLFKQDSAPQLGSREKSREMTKSTRESTTSNSPVSNTSSQVRARSDGSPGSYNFVPLVKEVVETTGLSCDVPLPPSPNGQQSSERLVKSTSTFPSIHTHPRGTGESKTGSNSVKTAPPIQHTVEREQSVDEPIETPQPEASQEVSLSCGVTTDPTLCVIPSEPGSQVEDEGPALSDNLTAGETPTLARAPAASELLTTSSTTPVPDTCQSGEGQHPGEDMETKKEEETPAGETASPEKTPTTEETKWKELVEVVVTADQSLARVLYPLTNRKTALMLMEHLLSEDTLLMEEHYKKKQRDSMTLHAADGSKTVDDPEAPPTSPVDEKVQPQPEPLSKMDVTEKKRLLVACIEERLLALGEPRGALQVEVEENGMRGEAVEALVREHCTAVEVERYSLFVGDLERVVSLLLCLSARLARVQNALSTVDQHTDAEEKDSLDSRHRLLCKQREDAKDLKDNLDRREQMVCNFLSRCLTAXQLQDYRRFVQTKASLLIRMKDLDETQRLGEEQLESLLNTLPP; this is translated from the exons ATGGATTCCTATAATTTAAACTTGGAGAAAATGAGCAACCTGGACCTGCACCCTCTGAGCCTACCATTGAGTCGGCTCTCCCCAGCCAAGTCCACCAGCAGCATCGACCAGTTCACATACCACCACGGCAAGGGCGACTCGGCCTACAGCTCCTTCTCTGGGGGCTCCAACGCCCCAGACTTCCTTCCAGATGACCTCCAGCACCACAGCCTGCACTATGCCGACCTGAAGTATGTGAAGGCCATCTACCACCCCAACGTCCTCGACTCTGACGCCAAGAGCATGGATCAGCTCTACCGCTCCATGGAGGCCATCTCAAACCAGTATCGAAACAACAATGGCTGCCTGAGTGCAACACAGTACTGTGATCAGAATCAAGAAAAGCTGCCACTCCCTCCTCAGCCCCCCGACCGCCTGGACAGCTTCATAGCCACAAGGAACCTGGAGAACTGCAGGGCGCAGCACAGTCCCGAGGGCCAGCTGGCAGACAGGTCTCCTCCACGACTCCGGACAGCTAATCCTGATGCTGCCTGTCTCAGGCCTGACCTAGTCTATGGTCGTCGGGCCTCACAGCCCTTTCACAGGGACCCAGTCAACTCTGACCACACGGATAAGAACCCTGAGCAGCAAACGTCAGCAAACGTCTTAAGCCGATCACCCCCTCGCACGAGTCAGCCTGAGCAGCACCCTAATCAGCAGGCTGGTAGTGCCGGTGGCGGCCATTCGGAGGGTCACCGTAAGAGAGTGCAAGAGCCCCGCGGGTCCCTCCTGCCGGAGCCACCACAATCTGCCATCCCCTTGCATGTGGCACAGAACATGGTCAACAGCAGCATCCAACACAAGGGCCAGTTCTACTTCGTTACAGGTGTTTGTAAGTCGTCAGAGTCCAGTCTGAAGcatggctctctgtgtgtgtcagaggaaggcagtGAGAGCCCTGTGTCCGAGCctgtggacagggagaggttgcaCAGCACCATGGACCACATGTTCAGGAACACCCAACAGAGGCACTCTATCACCCATGACACCACAACAACCGATGTCAGGGAGTTTTACACCAAGAGTCAAGATATAAACTCCAGAAGCCAAGATGAGGCGAAACAGACTCAGAGTAGGATTTCATATGGCCCCTCTCACATTTTAAACCAGCGCTCCCGCAGTTCCGATGCTTTACAACAAAGTCTCAAGGTCCAGAGCAGAGAGATCGGCAGGCATCACAGCCCCAACCACCACATCTTCTCCTGCGGCCCAGAGGAGAACTGTCCGCTGTTATCAAATTCCCACAACCAGGAAGTCCCTCCACCAATCAGCATGGGGCATGCCACCCACCACAAGAGAGACGAACAAGTCAACGCAGGGAGGAGGCGGCCATTAGGAGGCGTTGCTAGCCAGAAGATCAACAAGGAAAACACCCCGCTGCTGTACCACCTCACTGGAGCCAACAGGGCGGCCCTAAATTTGAATTTGAAGCCCAAAAATGACATTGAGGTCGGTATGCAAGGTGAAGATGCAGGCCTCAATGCTGCTCATCAGGAAAGGCAAGCTCCCGTTAGCTGTAGTGATAGGACATCACAGGGTGAAACATCCAAGGAGGAGAGCGCGGAGGCTATCACCCACCCCTGCAACACGCTGGACGACTCCTTTAAGAAGTACTACAAGGAGAAACTGAAGGGGGCCCAGGATAAGGTCCTCAGGGAGACCTCCTTTAAGAGGAGTGACCTGCAGCTGTCCTGGCCCCACAGAGGGAGGCAGAGGCCTGAGCTCAGGCCCACGGtacttcacacagtctcctcttcaCAGGACTCTGAGACCTCAGCAGACACACTCACCCCCTCCCCAACACACTCCGAGGGGACAGATAAGGAGGACATAAAGGAAATGCTGAAGGAGGTTGAGAAAGAGAGTGTGGTGGAGGACTGTGAAAAGGAGAACGGGAAGCCAGCGAACGTTGCCCAGCCTCAGTTGGCTCGTATCGGGAGCAGGAGGCGTCTGACTCCAGAGCAGAAGAAGCTGTGCTACTCAGAGCCGGAGAAGCTGAACCAGCTGGGTGACTCGGGTGAAGTAGGATTGCTGGTACTCTCAGGCGATGAGGAGGAGCTGGGAGAACAGGGCCTGGTGGCAGCTAGGAGGAAGATGTTTGAGACCAAAGGCAGGGCCCTGTCCACCTCCAGCCTCTCCAAGACCTCCCTGCAGCACCTCCATCACAAGGCCCTGGTGGCCTACATGGAGCGCAAGACAGGCCTCAAGGTGGCTGAGCCCCAGCAGCCTGCCCCTCAAGCCTCTCAATCCCCCAAACAGAGGCACTCCATGGCTGGGAAGCCATCTGACTGGGGTCCCAAGCCTKAGTCTGGGAATAAAGGAGGCCCCAAGAAGAAGCTGTACAGGCCCCATTCCGCTGGATGCGTCCTGGACTCGACCTCCAGCTCCATGAAGTATGCCCAGTTCAGCTCCTCTCAGTCCGGAGGTCATTCCCACCAGGCTAGCTGGAGAGAGTCACCCAGCCCCTCTCAGGGGAAGTCTGCCTCTGAGGAGAGTCTTCTGGACCAACCAGAACCACCTGAGTTGTTCAGAAACCACTTCACCTCAACACCTTATGCATTTCAG GGTCACAACTACATGAATGATCCATCACCAGTCAATACTATGGACACGTCCAG TGCTCAGACTCAGAGGCCAGTGGATGAGGAGAGTGTGGTGGTAAGGAGAGACCAAGCGATGTTAGTCCCTGAGGGTCGGCGGGTCCGGGTGATGGGTCGGCGGGTCCGGATGGTGGTCAAGCGGGGAAAGTCCATGGAGGAGTTGGGTGTGTCCCAGGTCAGCAGCTCCTCAGTACTCAGTAAGAGCMCGGAGCAGCTCCACCGCAGGcagggggccccaggaccagtccaGGAAAAAAGCAGCGAGAGCCAGGAGAGAGCCCAGGGGCAGACCCAGAGGAAGCCCCTCTTCAAGCAGGACTCTGCACCACAGCTGGGCAGTAGGGAGAAAAGTAGGGAGATGACAAAAAGCACCAGGGAGTCCACTACGTCTAACTCCCCAGTATCAAACACCTCGTCTCAGGTCAGGGCTCGTTCAGATGGGTCCCCTGGATCATACAACTTTGTCCCTTTGGTTAAAGAGGTGGTGGAGACCACTGGGCTCTCCTGCGATGTCCCACTCCCACCGTCCCCTAATGGTCAGCAGTCCAGTGAGAGATTGGTCAAGTCCACCTCAACTTTTCCCTCCATACATACCCATCCCAGGGGCACTGGCGAGAGCAAGACTGGCTCCAA CAGTGTGAAAACTGCCCCTCCTATACAAcacactgtggagagagagcagtCAGTGGACGAGCCCATTGAGACTCCTCAGCCCGAGGCCTCTCAAGAAGTCTCCCTGAGCTGTGGAGTCACCACAGACCCGACTCTGTGCGTCATACCATCTGAACCAGGGAGCCAAGTGGAGGACGAGGGCCCAGCCCTTTCTGATAATCTGACCGCGGGAGAGACTCCAACTCTAGCCCGTGCTCCAGCAGCTAGTGAGCTCCTTACAACTTCCTCCACCACACCAGTCCCTGACACCTGCCAGAGTGGAGAGGGCCAACACCCAGGAGAAGACATGGAAaccaagaaggaggaggagacccCAGCAGGAGAGACGGCGAGCCCAGAAAAGACACCCACCACCGAGGAGACAAAGTGGAAAGagctggtggaggtggtggtcaCAGCGGACCAATCGCTGGCACGGGTGCTGTACCCGTTGACCAATCGTAAGACGGCGCTGATGCTGATGGAGCATCTACTGTCAGAAGACACTCTGCTGATGGAGGAGCACTATaagaagaagcagagagacagCATGACACTGCATGCTGCTGACGG CTCTAAAACAGTGGATgatcctgaagcacctcccacatcTCCTGTTGATGAGAAAGTCCAACCCCAACCAGAGCCACTAAGCAAGATGGATGTCACAGAGAAGAAG AGGCTGCTAGTGGCATGTATTGAGGAGCGCCTGCTGGCCTTGGGGGAGCCCCGTGGTGCCCtgcaggtggaggtggaggagaacgGGATGCGTGGCGAGGCCGTGGAGGCCCTGGTTCGGGAGCACTGTACAGCGGTGGAGGTGGAGCGCTACAGCCTGTTCGTAGGAGACTTGGAGCGCGTGGTTAGCCTGCTGCTGTGTCTGTCCGCCCGGCTAGCCCGCGTGCAGAACGCCTTGAGTACCGTGGACCAGCACACAGACGcagaggagaaa GATTCTCTGGACAGCCGTCACCGTCTACTGTGTAAGCAGCGGGAGGACGCCAAAGACCTGAAGGACAACCTGGACAGACGGGAGCAGATGGTGTGTAACTTCCTGTCTCGCTGCCTGACAGCCGWGCAGCTCCAGGACTACCGGCGCTTCGTCCAGACCAAGGCCTCGCTCCTCATCAGGATGAAGGACCTAGATGAGACGCAGCGTCTGGGGGAAGAGCAGCTGGAGTCCCTGCTCAACACCCTCCCTCCATGA